One stretch of Rhinolophus ferrumequinum isolate MPI-CBG mRhiFer1 chromosome 3, mRhiFer1_v1.p, whole genome shotgun sequence DNA includes these proteins:
- the LOC117020368 gene encoding 60S ribosomal protein L36a-like — MVNVAKTQRTFCEKCGKHQPHKVTQYKKGKDSLYAQGKRRYDRKQSGYGGQTKPIFRKKAKTTKKIGLRLECVEPNCRSKRMLAIKRCKHFELGGDKKRKGQVIQF; from the coding sequence ATGGTCAATGTGGCCAAAACCCAAAGGACCTTCTGTGAGAAGTGTGGAAAGCATCAGCCTCACAAAGTGACCCAGTATAAGAAGGGCAAGGATTCCCTGTATGCCCAGGGAAAGAGGCGCTATGATCGGAAGCAGAGTGGCTATGGTGGGCAGACAAAGCCGATTTTCCGGAAGAAGGCCAAAACCACGAAGAAGATTGGGCTGCGGCTTGAATGTGTTGAGCCTAACTGCAGATCGAAGAGGATGCTGGCCATTAAGAGATGCAAGCATTTTGAACTGGGAGGAGATAAGAAGAGAAAGGGCCAAGTGATCCAGTTCTAA